A window of the Diospyros lotus cultivar Yz01 unplaced genomic scaffold, ASM1463336v1 superscaf1, whole genome shotgun sequence genome harbors these coding sequences:
- the LOC127793077 gene encoding zinc finger transcription factor YY1 isoform X2 has translation MKEKSNEPEVAEPEPEPTTEVLFLCSYEGCGKTFIDAGALRKHSHIHGERQYVCHYEGCGKKFLDSSKLKRHFLIHTGERDFVCPHEGCGKAFSLDFNLRSHMKTHSQENYHICPYQDCGKRYAHEYKLKNHIASHHEKNNVVDVPAKYSQPPEKVSKTSKASASSAYGSASSDRPYSCPYEGCDKAYIHEYKLNLHLRREHPGHLLEDNAKNPQSAAIDNDLDEGSDHDAYAGRKRGSSKVQKQSKSKANLKLPPTKVARKGSTVSPANMNTAAAKKPWPVKEEIYEEDSEETEEDRDNVEDGWRYAENNEDDDEETEYEED, from the exons ATGAAAGAGAAATCTAACGAGCCAGAAGTGGCAGAGCCAGAACCAGAGCCAACTACAGAGGTCCTTTTCCTTTGTAGCTATGAGGGCTGTGGGAAGACATTTATTGATGCTGGAGCTTTGAGAAAGCACTCGCACATCCATGGAGAGAGACAATATGTTTGCCACTATGAAGGGTGTGGAAAG AAATTTTTGGACAGTTCAAAACTGAAGAGACATTTTCTTATTCATACAGGAGAGAGAGATTTTGTCTGTCCTCATGAAGGCTGTGGTAAG GCTTTCTCACTGGATTTCAACCTAAGGTCACACATGAAAACGCATTCACAAGAGAACTATCACATCTGCCCGTATCAAGATTGTGGTAAGAGATATGCGCATGAGTATAAATTGAAGAACCACATTGCCTCCCATCATGAAAAG AACAATGTGGTGGATGTGCCGGCGAAGTATTCCCAACCTCCAGAGAAGGTATCAAAAACTTCAAAGGCGTCTGCTAGTAGTGCTTATGGGTCTGCATCGTCCGACCGACCTTACAGCTGTCCATACGAAGGGTGTGACAAGGCCTACATCCATGAATACAAGCTGAACCTTCATCTAAGGAGAGAACATCCTGGGCATTTGCTGGAGGACAATGCCAAGAACCCACAATCTGCTGCTATTGACAATGATTTGGATGAAGGCAGTGACCACGATGCTTACGCCGGAAGAAAACGTGGAAGCAGCAAGGTGCAGAAGCAAAGCAAATCCAAGGCAAATCTGAAGCTGCCTCCTACAAAGGTTGCACGTAAGGGTTCAACCGTGTCGCCCGCCAACATGAATACTGCTGCTGCAAAAAAGCCATGGCCGGTCAAAGAAGAGATATATGAAGAAGATAGCgaagaaacagaagaggatCGTGACAATGTGGAGGATGGTTGGAGATATGCTGAAAATAACGAGGACGACGATGAAGAGACCGAGTACGAGGAGGACTAG
- the LOC127793077 gene encoding zinc finger transcription factor YY1 isoform X1 translates to METQTNHNFFDRRPITKSKAPAVKWFREWVPQDVVATGGKCYLLKWVTEATLKAMKEKSNEPEVAEPEPEPTTEVLFLCSYEGCGKTFIDAGALRKHSHIHGERQYVCHYEGCGKKFLDSSKLKRHFLIHTGERDFVCPHEGCGKAFSLDFNLRSHMKTHSQENYHICPYQDCGKRYAHEYKLKNHIASHHEKNNVVDVPAKYSQPPEKVSKTSKASASSAYGSASSDRPYSCPYEGCDKAYIHEYKLNLHLRREHPGHLLEDNAKNPQSAAIDNDLDEGSDHDAYAGRKRGSSKVQKQSKSKANLKLPPTKVARKGSTVSPANMNTAAAKKPWPVKEEIYEEDSEETEEDRDNVEDGWRYAENNEDDDEETEYEED, encoded by the exons GGTGCCCCAAGACGTTGTAGCAACTGGGGGGAAGTGCTATCTTCTAAAATGGGTTACAG AGGCCACATTGAAGGCCATGAAAGAGAAATCTAACGAGCCAGAAGTGGCAGAGCCAGAACCAGAGCCAACTACAGAGGTCCTTTTCCTTTGTAGCTATGAGGGCTGTGGGAAGACATTTATTGATGCTGGAGCTTTGAGAAAGCACTCGCACATCCATGGAGAGAGACAATATGTTTGCCACTATGAAGGGTGTGGAAAG AAATTTTTGGACAGTTCAAAACTGAAGAGACATTTTCTTATTCATACAGGAGAGAGAGATTTTGTCTGTCCTCATGAAGGCTGTGGTAAG GCTTTCTCACTGGATTTCAACCTAAGGTCACACATGAAAACGCATTCACAAGAGAACTATCACATCTGCCCGTATCAAGATTGTGGTAAGAGATATGCGCATGAGTATAAATTGAAGAACCACATTGCCTCCCATCATGAAAAG AACAATGTGGTGGATGTGCCGGCGAAGTATTCCCAACCTCCAGAGAAGGTATCAAAAACTTCAAAGGCGTCTGCTAGTAGTGCTTATGGGTCTGCATCGTCCGACCGACCTTACAGCTGTCCATACGAAGGGTGTGACAAGGCCTACATCCATGAATACAAGCTGAACCTTCATCTAAGGAGAGAACATCCTGGGCATTTGCTGGAGGACAATGCCAAGAACCCACAATCTGCTGCTATTGACAATGATTTGGATGAAGGCAGTGACCACGATGCTTACGCCGGAAGAAAACGTGGAAGCAGCAAGGTGCAGAAGCAAAGCAAATCCAAGGCAAATCTGAAGCTGCCTCCTACAAAGGTTGCACGTAAGGGTTCAACCGTGTCGCCCGCCAACATGAATACTGCTGCTGCAAAAAAGCCATGGCCGGTCAAAGAAGAGATATATGAAGAAGATAGCgaagaaacagaagaggatCGTGACAATGTGGAGGATGGTTGGAGATATGCTGAAAATAACGAGGACGACGATGAAGAGACCGAGTACGAGGAGGACTAG